aaagtaaatataaaatttaagatacataatttatataaaaaaaaaatcactcttCTATAAAAGTTGtcatttcatcttcctcttttggtttctttcttcttgtgcgaaTCGAATGCATCgtttcatcttcctctcttGGTTGCTTTCTTCTTATGCGAACTCGAAGGTACCATTTTCTTTGCAGAAACGATTTTTTCTGCatttatcatattgttaatTATCGATTTCAATAGAAAAATGCAGAAAGAAGGTAAATATCCACTAGATTTCTGtggttttaatatttttagggtTTTATATTTTCGTGTTATCAGTTTGTGCGATTTTGGTTTATAGTTTAGTTGTGCTTTTTCGTTTTTTAGCTATATTTTGCGAAATGCAACTTAGAGATAGTTCAAAATGATAGTATATGGAGgccatttttttttccaaaaaacaaCTTCGCACAATGAGTTTGCTTCGCAGTTTGCGAAAACTGCGAAACAAACTCATGTGTTGAAGTAGTAGTTTCTTCAGAAAATGGCTTTGAAGAATTAGTTTGCTTCGCGATTTGCGAAAACTGCACATCAAATATGTcactattttctatatatcataAGGTATAATTTTATATCCTAATTTAAGAATTTTGTATCCCAACTCATAAATTGTAAACTCAAAAAAATAAATCCTACAACCCTAGTTtgtaaactttaatttttaaaatataataaaaataatgatttaattAGTTTAACATAATTGAAATTCTtacttaatataattataaataatttttcaaaaatgaaTTTCATGCGGATTTTCCTATAACTTATTGGTTTGAGTTGATGTGGACTTATGAAAGCCCAATTTACTCCAATTTACTGGTTCGGCATAACCCATTTATTTCATACTAAATCAAGATCCATGACTTCTCATAAATAAGTgtgaaataattatttttatttggtttaAGATATAAATACCTTTAACATTTTGGaccaggagtaattttaattctaacatctaaaattgtgcaattttatccctaacaatgGAAGtcgggagcaattttactcctaatattgGTAAATTGAGTccatttaagaaataattcatcaaactgttttctcgatcatgaataTTGTTATCCACACTTCACACatacgtcattttatcagtaacaaatcacaaatatatgttgggatttgaatagaaaaaaataaaaaaaatatactgtttttttgtacgaattagataaaaaaaaattcaaaaaattcaccgaatttataaatattaatttccaattgtattattaaattacaaaaaacatgaaatcctttttttagaacgaattgatatgcagttcgtgcaaaataaagaaccaTAATATGTGTTTCACAatagtgtctaaaattgacccaaattatcaacattaaagataaaattatttttggctacaaacgttaagggtacaaatgcacaattttagatgttaaagataaaattgatccaaatccaaaacgttagaagcatttttgcaccttaatcttttttattttttattttttttatcagtaattttttttatttctgataatATACTTTGTCTATCATCTGccaaatatttatttctatttggGATAATCAGTTGCATTCACATGGACCCCAATGACCatataaatttggtcattcaccgttagatctaggcggattaaaatcctaagctggagattcaaaacatcctaacGCTTCTATTTAatccgcctagatctaacggtgaatgaccaaatttacatGGTCATTggggtccatgtgaacgcaactgttGGGACAATATACTTTGTCTATCGgtgaatattaaaaaaaaaaaaaaaaattacttcgTTGCTTGTTTCTTTAGATATCAGACACATCATAACCAAATGATATCAAAGTTTGCCTCTTTCATTGAAATATATCGACACCTGCAGATTTTCAAGGTATTATAAGCATTAACATAATTCATATATTGACACCTGCAGATTTTCAACGTATTGCTTGAATTATTTAAATACCATATGATATGGAATTGAAACATACACCAACAGATCAAATTATCAGTAAAATGGAGCTTATAATTCACTTTTTTCCTATTATTTTaagcttcttccttttcatctttATGGTATTAAAGATATGGAAAAAACACACCCAAAACATAGTCCTTCCTCCAGGGCCATGGAAGTTTCCTATTTTAGGCAACATTCCTCAATTGTTTGGTGCTGAAATCCATCAACGCCTAAGCAATTTGGCTACAATTTATGGCCCTGTTATGAGCATTCAACTAGGCCAAGTTCCGGCAGTTGTCATTTCTTCAGCTGACACTGCCCATGAGGTTCTCCGAACTCAGAGTGAAGTGTTCGCGGGACGACCGACAACACAGGTATAGCTATCAATTTTCGACAcgataacataatttatatagaCAACATATTTCGATACCGGATGTATTTGGTAATAAGCAGATTTATCTTTGGTCATTTTGAACGTTTTCTGTATTCCGATCATCTTTTCGCCGAAAATGCGGACATAACATCAACTTACATGTTTTAATGACATGTTAACACTACATAGTGGCGAATACAGAATTATTCCGttgggggccgattttacacgtggtgtgtaaaaaattttttttgttaaatcggtgtctaatagaaaaagtTCTGATTTAGACCGGGCctaataggtaaaaaaaattagaaatttaggttTAAGAATAacctaacaggccaaaaaataaaaaatagaaatttagatttaatgagtgcctaacaggccaaaaaattagaaataactaatatactaaaaaatagaaatttggatttaataagTTGCTAacacgtaaaaaaaaattagaaatttggatttaaagaaTGACTAAtaagccaaaaaaaattggaattttGAATTTAGAGTGAACCTAACAGCACCTGGACCAATTTTGGAGTGGTAATTCAACATCCCATCTAAATTTTTTGAAAACAGGAAAACCGAAACACCACAATACCTCAAATTTTGTAGAGACAGGGGAGCCGAAACTACTCGTCATTCTGGCCTCCTGTCTCCGCCCCCTGACaccgcatcatttccatatcaGCACCACATGGcattaaaaaatttaactcATAACCTTAAAATTCTAACCCTGCCCATTTTAAGCTTAAAGATCTAacatattatattaaaatattaatataatatattaatgcCACATGACGTTCACATGGTGCTGACGTGTAATTGAGACATGTAAGTAGATACATGTTATTATTCATGTTATTATTCATAGTAATTGAAAAATGCTCAATGTGATTTTATTGGAGCAAAACAAGATTAATGTTTTTACGAGACAATATAAATATCTGACATTTTTAGGACATTATTGAAACTTACGTGACTTTCAATGTTCGATATAATTATCGTTTTTGTTAATTATCGCTTTTgttctatttatataatataaatagatGTTACGAATAAAACAGATTGTTGCTAATAGTTAATTCGACTGATTAATACCCTATTAGAAACtatcaaaattttcaagaactttggtatttcgaAGCTCACAATTTCATTAATAATCAACTGCTTCAACACAGGGAGAACAAACCTCTAAATAGGTAAAACAGAAGtcctaaagaaaataaaaatcctAATTAGAAACGGAAATGGAAATCCAAATTGTGGACCGAAACCGAAAGATAGGACAACTTAAAAACGTCTAAAAAATCAAATTGTGAAATTAAGGGTCTTATTGGCCGAATTTGGCTAAAAAAACCCCACATGTCATGATAAAGCAGTGTGTTTTGTTCTCAGGCCCGTTTCATTGCCAAATAGGGTCCAAAATCGCAAAAAACCGAAACTTCGCTACTTGACAATTTATTTGTTTGCTATTAAATCatatttctttataaattttaggGCTTACTCTTCAACCGCATCAATAAACAAGTAGAACATATGAATCTATATTAACACGATTGTGATATATTATAATTCATTTTGACAGGCGCTTGAAATTGCCCTTTATAACGGTGTTGGAATTGCATTTGCACCATATGGAGATCATTggagagaaatgagaaaaattTCTACTTTGGAGTTTTTAAGTGCTAAACGTGTTCAATCTTTTCGATCGCTCCGGGAAGAACAAGTCTCAGAAGtgatcaaatttcttcaatcgAAAGCCGGATCGCCGGTCAATCTTACAAACACTATTGTTGATTTGACAAACACCATCATTCTACTAGCTACATTTGGTGAAAATGGAAAAACAAAACATCATTTATTGACTATTCTAGAGAGTTTGAAGGAATTAGGAAAAATTGTTAGCATTGCCGATTTCTTCCCTTCTTTCAAATTCATTCATTATGTCACTAGTACAGTTATGTCAAGACTTCGGAGGTTGCATTGGGAAGCAGACCATATACTTGAAGACACCATAGATGAACACAAAGCCAACAAGAAGTTTGGTAAAAAGTCTGATGATGA
The DNA window shown above is from Euphorbia lathyris chromosome 1, ddEupLath1.1, whole genome shotgun sequence and carries:
- the LOC136210836 gene encoding cytochrome P450 726A27-like, which gives rise to MELIIHFFPIILSFFLFIFMVLKIWKKHTQNIVLPPGPWKFPILGNIPQLFGAEIHQRLSNLATIYGPVMSIQLGQVPAVVISSADTAHEVLRTQSEVFAGRPTTQALEIALYNGVGIAFAPYGDHWREMRKISTLEFLSAKRVQSFRSLREEQVSEVIKFLQSKAGSPVNLTNTIVDLTNTIILLATFGENGKTKHHLLTILESLKELGKIVSIADFFPSFKFIHYVTSTVMSRLRRLHWEADHILEDTIDEHKANKKFGKKSDDDEVDNFLDVLLDIQKKGNLQISFTNDCIKAIIEELFGAGSHTSSKLIEWAMSELMRNPKAMGKAQEEVRRIFGEKGKVEESRIQELSYLKLIIKETFRLHPPGALIIRESRERTKVAGYDIYPQTRIMVNVWAIGRDSNIWKEPEKFYPERFEDSKIDYRGANKELIPFGAGKRVCPGISLAITYVELLLANLLYHFDWKLPNGITPEDLDMTEVFQGAALSRKHDLTLIPIPFYPFPKNNVV